A stretch of the Vulcanisaeta souniana JCM 11219 genome encodes the following:
- a CDS encoding glucose-1-phosphate thymidylyltransferase produces MPSHSIVLVAGEGTRLRPLTYTIPKPLIPIMGKPLVTRIIDELINNGINDIYIVVGHLGFLFKQTLSDSTNPGIVIRYVEQRERLGIAHAIHRAIEDGAIGELIVHLGDNYFGEGLDRFIREFREGDYDAYVVLTKHRDPTRFGNAVIKDSRIVRLIEKPREPPPNSFVMTGIYMFRDSHDVEKAFNTLKPSARGEYEITDLIQWFIDNGRRVGYSITNSWWKDMGTPQDILDLLYLMLDEVKPRIEGEVRGEVNGRVIVEHGAIIEGRVHGPAYIGKGSMVGKDTVIEHYVDIESNVSINGGSLSRSLVLSDASLELGRARLVDSIIGPKSRVRLSGGNYSLILGEGNSIISTT; encoded by the coding sequence ATGCCCTCACACAGCATTGTACTAGTGGCTGGCGAGGGAACAAGACTTCGACCACTAACATACACCATACCCAAACCATTAATACCAATAATGGGCAAACCCCTCGTCACAAGAATAATAGACGAACTCATAAACAATGGCATTAACGACATCTACATAGTAGTAGGACACCTTGGCTTCCTATTCAAACAAACCCTAAGCGACAGCACAAACCCAGGCATAGTCATTAGGTACGTCGAACAAAGGGAGAGACTCGGCATTGCACATGCAATACATAGGGCCATTGAGGACGGCGCAATCGGCGAATTAATAGTGCACTTAGGCGATAACTACTTCGGCGAAGGATTGGACAGATTCATCCGTGAATTCAGGGAGGGGGATTACGACGCATACGTCGTCCTAACGAAACATAGGGACCCCACCAGGTTCGGTAATGCCGTGATTAAGGATAGCAGGATAGTGAGACTTATTGAGAAGCCCAGGGAACCGCCACCGAATAGCTTTGTAATGACCGGGATATACATGTTCAGGGATTCCCACGACGTAGAGAAGGCCTTCAACACACTCAAGCCGTCGGCAAGGGGTGAGTATGAAATAACCGACTTAATTCAGTGGTTCATTGATAATGGCAGGAGGGTGGGCTACTCAATAACCAATAGTTGGTGGAAGGACATGGGGACTCCTCAGGACATACTCGACCTACTCTACCTAATGCTTGATGAGGTCAAGCCAAGGATTGAGGGTGAGGTTAGGGGTGAGGTTAATGGCAGAGTTATTGTGGAGCACGGAGCAATAATTGAGGGTAGAGTCCATGGACCAGCCTACATAGGTAAGGGCTCGATGGTTGGTAAGGACACCGTGATTGAACACTACGTCGATATTGAATCAAACGTATCAATAAACGGCGGTAGTTTGAGCAGGTCACTGGTGCTCAGTGATGCGTCGCTTGAGTTGGGTAGGGCTAGGCTCGTTGATAGTATTATTGGTCCTAAATCAAGGGTTAGGCTTAGCGGTGGTAATTATAGTTTAATACTTGGTGAGGGCAACAGTATAATCAGCACTACTTAG
- the thyX gene encoding FAD-dependent thymidylate synthase, producing MQEVKVNVVNIIKPRVELVLTWGSEELVAAMTDVVYRAYSIEDALRRVRERPELVARRITGFLRDGHHSVLEFMGASWLVEGSRAFTHELVRHRVASYWQESQRYVDYTKGQLRYVLPPSLASQWAGHLDGVSQAYVKAREGFAPEDARYLLPNAMASRVWVQMNAREFFLNFMPLRTGLGAFHEIRLIAWLMFDSLVDRFPIIARWVWDNLPRLHSDYCRGVERLSSVYGTSDCRVVSIRDAFSKWGVEIPRGLAILINQP from the coding sequence GTGCAGGAGGTAAAGGTAAATGTGGTTAACATAATTAAACCAAGGGTTGAACTTGTACTCACCTGGGGTAGTGAGGAGCTTGTTGCCGCCATGACTGACGTTGTTTATAGGGCCTACTCGATCGAGGATGCGTTGAGGAGGGTTAGGGAAAGGCCCGAGCTGGTTGCTAGGAGGATAACGGGCTTCCTTAGGGATGGGCATCACAGCGTCCTTGAGTTCATGGGTGCGAGCTGGCTTGTTGAGGGTAGTAGGGCGTTCACTCATGAACTCGTTAGGCATAGGGTAGCGAGTTACTGGCAGGAGAGTCAGAGGTACGTGGACTACACCAAGGGGCAGCTACGCTACGTACTACCGCCAAGCCTAGCCAGCCAGTGGGCCGGCCACCTGGACGGCGTGTCGCAAGCCTACGTGAAGGCTAGGGAGGGCTTCGCGCCGGAGGACGCTAGGTACCTACTCCCAAATGCCATGGCCAGTAGGGTTTGGGTTCAGATGAATGCGAGGGAGTTCTTCCTGAACTTCATGCCGCTTAGGACGGGCTTGGGCGCCTTCCACGAGATTAGGCTCATTGCCTGGCTCATGTTTGATTCGCTAGTCGATAGATTCCCAATAATCGCCAGGTGGGTGTGGGACAACCTGCCTAGGCTACACTCGGACTACTGCAGGGGTGTTGAGAGGTTAAGTAGTGTTTACGGAACCAGCGACTGCAGGGTAGTCAGCATAAGGGACGCCTTTAGTAAGTGGGGTGTGGAAATACCACGGGGACTAGCCATACTCATCAATCAACCCTAG
- a CDS encoding NAD-dependent epimerase/dehydratase family protein, with translation MKVLVTGCGGYIGTLLTPYLLRKGYGVRCVDRLFFGDDVLKHVIGERNFELVKADTRSISKDVLNGIDAVVDLAALSNDPAGELNPQWTLDINYRARARLAKLASEVGVSRYILASSCSVYGRQSGIADENTEPNPLTTYAKANLLAEKDALSLASNRFTVTALRFATVYGPSIRMRFDLVINAMTLSAFTEGVIYVEGDGMQERPLVHVMDVVRAINTVLETPSDRVNGMVFNVGSDEQNFRVIDMARIVQGIVGGEVRFRGMVDARSYRVSFKRIREVLNFSVLYNVDDGVKQVYHELLTGHLRPEDRWFTVRWYKKLLEQNPKLLDSY, from the coding sequence ATGAAGGTCTTAGTCACTGGGTGTGGTGGTTATATAGGCACGTTATTAACGCCGTACCTACTTAGGAAGGGTTATGGCGTTAGGTGCGTTGATAGGTTGTTTTTTGGTGATGATGTGCTTAAGCACGTAATTGGTGAGAGGAACTTCGAACTCGTTAAAGCCGATACCAGGTCAATAAGTAAGGACGTACTTAATGGCATTGACGCTGTTGTGGATCTTGCGGCATTGTCTAATGACCCTGCTGGCGAGTTGAATCCTCAGTGGACGCTCGACATTAATTATAGGGCTAGGGCTAGGTTGGCTAAGCTTGCCAGTGAGGTTGGGGTCTCTAGGTATATACTCGCCTCAAGCTGTAGTGTTTATGGTAGGCAGAGTGGTATTGCTGATGAGAATACCGAGCCAAACCCATTAACGACCTACGCCAAGGCTAACCTATTGGCTGAGAAGGATGCGCTTTCCCTGGCAAGTAATAGGTTTACTGTGACTGCATTGAGGTTCGCCACCGTCTACGGGCCATCGATTAGGATGAGGTTTGACCTGGTGATAAATGCCATGACGTTGTCGGCATTCACGGAGGGGGTCATCTACGTTGAGGGTGATGGCATGCAAGAGAGGCCTCTCGTCCATGTTATGGATGTCGTTAGGGCCATTAATACCGTGCTTGAGACACCGAGTGATAGGGTTAATGGCATGGTATTTAATGTTGGCTCTGATGAGCAGAACTTTAGGGTTATTGACATGGCTAGGATTGTGCAGGGCATCGTTGGTGGTGAGGTTAGGTTTAGGGGTATGGTTGATGCCAGGAGTTATAGGGTTAGCTTTAAGCGTATTAGGGAGGTGCTGAACTTCTCCGTGCTTTATAACGTGGATGATGGTGTTAAGCAGGTATACCACGAATTACTCACCGGCCACTTAAGGCCTGAGGATAGGTGGTTCACTGTTAGGTGGTATAAGAAGCTCCTTGAGCAGAACCCAAAGTTGCTGGATAGTTACTAA
- a CDS encoding lipopolysaccharide biosynthesis protein, whose amino-acid sequence MVRESGVVGVVLNYLPTAVNYALGVAYIVVLTRYIPLVQYGYYNALFAIINSIGALIPISGISNAIAREGAIDHVMGGDSKPYFSAMVFMSLIMAAIYGLAIVLAVPIYLGSGIPRWLLGTAYIYAGTAFIQSIAGALGLYLWLTGRVASQGMGSTLNMLVMRLTQVVLIVVVRNVYALAISVLLGSIAQFIYYLGSAKGIANPSLGIGIIVSRIRGLLEFGFQSWILGYMGTLGFSLLTYLVYLYLGPDFSGIYGLAAVLANVVTALGPAVSTVLSSRVSHGLGLGVNVGRIFHDYAVPTFITATLMVQLIVLVLPVLPMVGIINGEYVRSIPYASVLLGYAPLAVIATVYTSYYWVVGRGWYAFIANIAGLGTGVLVYIMLHSLGIYMAIASNYIMYMVILVMYRHNEGWSVRSSNVLVIGSSLLLTLLSSSLLPIGDPPISWPLAQLISMIILLIALYVIKPLPNSLVNQVPRFAKPFIAPFTRVD is encoded by the coding sequence ATGGTTAGAGAGAGTGGTGTTGTTGGTGTTGTACTTAATTACTTGCCTACTGCCGTCAATTATGCGTTGGGTGTTGCCTACATAGTTGTTTTGACTAGGTACATACCGCTGGTGCAGTATGGTTATTACAATGCGCTTTTTGCAATTATTAATTCGATTGGCGCGTTGATACCGATATCTGGTATTTCCAATGCAATTGCCAGGGAGGGTGCCATTGATCATGTTATGGGTGGTGATTCGAAGCCTTATTTTTCGGCCATGGTTTTCATGTCGTTGATTATGGCCGCAATTTACGGCCTAGCCATAGTCCTAGCCGTGCCCATTTACCTGGGTAGTGGTATACCGAGGTGGTTGCTGGGTACTGCGTATATATATGCCGGTACAGCATTTATTCAGTCGATTGCCGGCGCCCTTGGTCTGTATTTATGGTTGACTGGGAGGGTTGCGTCACAAGGTATGGGTTCAACGCTCAATATGCTGGTTATGAGATTAACCCAGGTCGTATTAATAGTGGTTGTGCGTAATGTTTATGCACTGGCGATATCCGTGCTCCTGGGCTCCATTGCACAATTTATATACTACCTAGGTAGTGCCAAGGGTATTGCTAACCCATCGTTAGGAATCGGCATCATTGTTTCTAGGATTAGGGGTCTTCTTGAGTTTGGTTTTCAGTCGTGGATTCTCGGTTACATGGGCACGTTGGGTTTCAGCCTATTGACGTACCTGGTCTACCTCTACCTGGGCCCTGATTTCTCGGGTATTTATGGCCTAGCTGCTGTGCTTGCCAACGTGGTGACTGCATTGGGGCCTGCAGTATCCACTGTGCTCAGTAGTAGGGTGTCTCATGGTTTGGGCCTTGGTGTTAATGTTGGTAGGATATTTCATGATTATGCGGTGCCTACTTTCATAACGGCTACATTGATGGTACAATTAATAGTCCTGGTACTGCCCGTATTGCCCATGGTGGGTATTATTAACGGTGAGTATGTAAGGTCAATACCCTATGCCTCAGTACTGCTTGGTTATGCGCCGCTTGCGGTAATAGCCACGGTATATACGTCCTATTACTGGGTCGTTGGTAGAGGTTGGTATGCATTTATTGCCAACATTGCTGGGCTTGGAACTGGCGTACTGGTTTACATAATGCTTCATTCGCTGGGTATATACATGGCCATAGCAAGTAACTACATAATGTATATGGTAATATTGGTGATGTACCGGCATAATGAAGGGTGGAGTGTAAGGAGCAGTAATGTGCTGGTAATTGGTTCGTCTTTGCTACTAACATTATTATCCTCTTCTCTGTTGCCAATTGGTGATCCGCCAATATCATGGCCCTTGGCACAATTGATAAGCATGATCATACTATTGATAGCCTTGTATGTAATTAAGCCATTACCGAATTCCCTGGTCAACCAAGTACCACGTTTCGCAAAACCATTTATTGCGCCGTTCACTAGGGTTGATTGA
- a CDS encoding acetate uptake transporter, whose translation MPEKAANPAPLGLSGFALTTLVLSLFNAHIITAGSDVVVGLAAFYGGLAQIVAGLYEWRSGNTFGYAAFFTYGAFWEWYFITALLIDMYIISVTPAGISAVLAAFGVFTLIFWIYTFRINWALWFVFLTLWITFFLLAAGLTVVGGYVGIITALLAWYTAFAMVYQEVFNRPAPLLSTMPVKVKGA comes from the coding sequence ATGCCTGAGAAAGCAGCTAACCCAGCACCACTTGGGCTCTCGGGCTTCGCATTAACTACGCTAGTCCTGAGCCTATTTAATGCGCACATAATAACCGCGGGTTCAGACGTTGTGGTCGGCCTAGCGGCGTTTTATGGAGGTTTGGCTCAAATAGTTGCGGGTTTATACGAATGGAGGAGTGGAAATACCTTCGGCTACGCTGCGTTCTTCACATACGGCGCATTCTGGGAATGGTACTTCATAACTGCGCTGCTGATTGACATGTACATAATCTCCGTCACTCCAGCAGGCATAAGCGCCGTGTTGGCAGCCTTTGGCGTATTCACACTCATATTTTGGATATACACATTTCGTATAAACTGGGCGCTTTGGTTCGTATTCCTAACACTTTGGATAACCTTCTTCCTACTTGCTGCGGGCTTAACTGTCGTTGGGGGTTATGTGGGTATAATAACGGCATTACTGGCCTGGTACACGGCATTCGCCATGGTGTATCAAGAGGTATTTAACAGACCAGCACCACTACTAAGCACCATGCCGGTGAAGGTTAAGGGTGCGTAG
- a CDS encoding tropomyosin codes for MVDVITIIAVIVSVASSTASLAYWLGRRFTEIESRFGHVDSRLGQIEDRFNKIENRINVIEGKINGVEERVNRIEERIGKVEERIINIENRIEKIENGLSGIEDRVSKIEDRINRIEDRINKIEDRISNIENRISGVENRINSLEIRIERLENAFKQFSEVLITALESKGIFTSTEALTLRSMVKTLLPVPRTKYYTWEVYERLRQLLDKDPNEYTMADIEQLNDIADLIEKEGFETKRRDLIEYAWKLRYYAMVAKVVFVYPKLRQQK; via the coding sequence TTGGTTGATGTTATTACGATAATCGCGGTGATAGTGAGCGTAGCATCATCAACGGCATCCTTAGCCTACTGGCTCGGCAGGAGGTTTACGGAGATAGAGTCCAGGTTTGGTCATGTTGATTCAAGGCTTGGTCAAATCGAGGATAGATTTAATAAAATCGAGAATAGGATTAATGTAATCGAAGGTAAAATTAATGGAGTTGAGGAGAGGGTTAATAGAATTGAGGAAAGGATTGGTAAGGTCGAGGAGAGAATTATTAACATTGAGAATAGAATTGAAAAGATCGAGAACGGACTTAGTGGGATTGAGGATAGAGTTAGTAAAATTGAGGACAGAATTAATAGAATTGAAGATAGAATTAATAAGATTGAGGATAGGATCAGTAACATTGAGAATAGAATTAGTGGGGTGGAAAATAGGATTAATAGTCTTGAGATTAGGATTGAAAGGCTTGAAAACGCGTTCAAGCAGTTCTCCGAGGTCCTCATAACGGCATTGGAATCCAAGGGCATATTCACATCGACGGAGGCCCTGACCCTCAGAAGCATGGTGAAGACACTGCTACCGGTGCCAAGGACCAAGTACTACACGTGGGAGGTCTATGAGAGGCTCAGGCAGTTGCTTGATAAGGACCCAAATGAATACACTATGGCCGATATTGAGCAATTGAATGATATCGCGGATTTAATAGAGAAGGAGGGCTTTGAAACAAAGAGGAGGGACCTAATAGAGTACGCCTGGAAACTCAGGTACTACGCAATGGTCGCCAAGGTGGTCTTCGTATACCCAAAGCTAAGACAACAAAAATAA
- the acs gene encoding acetate--CoA ligase codes for MSVTWALPFKEKIIPELGGDKTVDPEEYRRIHQDSLKDIETFWSSIAKELEWFKPWDRALVADPQPPFYKWFVGGRLNASYLTLDRHVKGGRKNKVAIIWESEPADQYGNPLEIRKLTYHDLWREVNRFAYVLRNKFGLRKGDTIGIYMPMIPELPITMLAAARLGVIFTVVFSGFTAQALADRLNDAGTKLVITTDGGYRRGRVIRLKEIVDKALEQSPTVKNVIVYRRVGLNDVNMVKGRDYWWHELMSDVPANTHVEPEPVESEHPLYILYTSGTTGKPKGIVHDTGGYMVLLHATMKWVFDAREDDIHFCTADIGWVTGHSYIVFGPLLEGMTTIMYEGAPDYPSPDRWWAIVERYGATILYTSPTGIRTLMRLGDDWVKKHDLSTIRLMHSVGEPINPEAWRWLWKLVGREKVPFGSTWWMTETGGILISHAPGLALVPLKPGTNGPPLPGIDADVIDDNGNPVQPGQRGYLVIRRPWPGMLLTIWRDQDRYVRTYWSKFPGMFYAGDYAVKDEDGYFWILGRADEVIKVAGHRLGTYELESALIQHSAVAEAAVVGVPDPVRGEIPVAYVVLKQGYQPSEQLKAELNNTVREFVGPIATLSNIFFVTKLPKTRSGKIMRRLVRAVVAGQPLGDVTTLEDEASVEEVKRAYEEFKAELEKLGKQG; via the coding sequence ATGTCTGTAACCTGGGCTCTACCCTTCAAGGAGAAAATAATTCCCGAACTTGGTGGGGATAAAACCGTAGATCCGGAGGAATATAGAAGGATTCACCAGGATAGCCTTAAGGACATTGAAACCTTCTGGTCAAGCATCGCCAAAGAACTTGAGTGGTTTAAACCCTGGGACAGAGCATTAGTTGCTGACCCGCAACCACCCTTTTACAAATGGTTCGTTGGCGGTAGGTTAAACGCCTCGTACCTAACCCTAGATAGGCATGTCAAGGGTGGTAGAAAGAATAAGGTAGCCATAATTTGGGAGAGCGAACCGGCAGATCAGTATGGTAATCCACTTGAGATCCGCAAGCTCACTTACCACGACCTGTGGCGCGAGGTCAATAGGTTCGCCTACGTACTGAGGAATAAGTTCGGCCTTAGAAAGGGCGATACCATAGGCATTTACATGCCCATGATACCGGAACTCCCAATAACCATGCTAGCCGCAGCTAGACTGGGCGTTATATTTACGGTTGTCTTCAGCGGCTTCACCGCGCAGGCATTAGCCGATAGGCTCAATGATGCTGGGACCAAGCTCGTTATAACAACCGATGGAGGCTACAGGCGTGGCAGAGTCATTAGGCTTAAAGAAATCGTCGACAAGGCCCTTGAACAATCACCCACAGTTAAGAACGTAATTGTCTACAGGAGGGTTGGTCTCAATGACGTTAACATGGTTAAGGGCAGGGATTACTGGTGGCATGAGTTAATGAGCGACGTACCAGCCAACACGCATGTCGAGCCAGAGCCGGTGGAGAGCGAGCACCCGTTGTACATACTATACACGTCGGGCACTACGGGCAAGCCCAAGGGCATTGTTCATGACACCGGTGGCTACATGGTGCTACTCCACGCAACCATGAAGTGGGTATTTGATGCCAGGGAGGATGACATTCACTTCTGCACGGCAGACATCGGCTGGGTAACTGGGCACAGCTACATAGTATTTGGGCCGCTCCTTGAGGGCATGACGACTATAATGTACGAGGGCGCGCCTGACTACCCGAGCCCAGACCGCTGGTGGGCGATTGTGGAGAGGTACGGAGCAACAATACTGTACACTAGCCCAACGGGTATAAGGACACTCATGAGGCTTGGCGACGACTGGGTTAAGAAGCACGACCTTAGCACCATAAGGCTCATGCACTCGGTTGGTGAGCCAATAAACCCAGAGGCCTGGAGGTGGCTTTGGAAGCTGGTTGGCAGGGAGAAGGTGCCCTTCGGCTCCACCTGGTGGATGACCGAGACTGGGGGAATACTGATATCCCACGCGCCAGGCCTTGCACTGGTACCGCTTAAGCCGGGTACCAACGGACCACCATTACCTGGTATTGATGCAGACGTTATCGATGATAACGGTAATCCAGTACAACCTGGACAAAGGGGTTACCTAGTGATTAGGAGGCCTTGGCCTGGCATGTTATTAACGATTTGGAGGGACCAAGATAGGTACGTCAGGACATACTGGAGTAAGTTCCCTGGAATGTTTTATGCAGGTGATTATGCGGTTAAGGATGAGGATGGTTACTTCTGGATACTTGGTAGGGCTGATGAGGTAATTAAGGTGGCTGGACATAGACTTGGTACGTATGAGCTCGAGTCAGCACTGATACAGCACTCGGCCGTGGCCGAGGCAGCCGTCGTCGGTGTTCCAGACCCTGTTAGGGGCGAGATTCCAGTGGCCTACGTCGTCCTAAAACAAGGCTACCAACCCTCTGAGCAATTGAAGGCTGAGTTGAATAACACGGTTAGGGAATTCGTGGGTCCAATAGCCACGTTATCCAATATCTTCTTTGTAACGAAACTTCCAAAGACCAGGAGCGGTAAGATAATGAGGAGACTCGTTAGAGCCGTAGTCGCTGGACAACCACTGGGTGATGTAACCACGCTTGAGGATGAAGCTAGTGTTGAGGAGGTTAAGAGGGCCTACGAGGAGTTTAAGGCCGAGTTAGAAAAGCTTGGTAAGCAAGGGTGA